A window of Mucilaginibacter sp. PAMC 26640 contains these coding sequences:
- a CDS encoding UDP-N-acetylmuramate--L-alanine ligase: MELKNIQRVYLVGIGGIGMSGLARYFHHVGCVVCGYDKTSTPLTDALHNEGIRVVFEDRADWIPMSFQDPCDGTLIIYTPAIPGDSQILTYFKNKGFSLQKRSQVLGIISRGMFTIAVAGTHGKTTTSGMIAHILKDSGKDCSAFLGGIASNYNTNVLYGSNNIVVVEADEYDRSFLTLNPDTAIITSMDADHLDIYGDHSHLEKSFRLFASQIKQGGVLIYKKGLPLSDGFTYSIKEEAGATGSNIRIEEGSFFFDFTNASTFIPDIRMGIAGIHNIENAVAAIEAVLRLAVSGDAIRKALGSFKGIKRRFEYIVRNNKHIYIDDYAHHPEELRAAITSVKKLFPGKRLTVVFQPHLFTRTRDFVDGFAEVLDMADELLMLEIYPARELPIPGVDSNMVLSRMKLENKELLSKEGVLARIKADQPELLLTVGAGDIDTLVQPLKGIFENV, from the coding sequence ATGGAATTAAAAAACATACAAAGGGTTTACCTGGTAGGTATTGGCGGCATAGGCATGAGTGGCCTTGCACGCTATTTTCATCATGTGGGTTGTGTGGTTTGCGGATATGATAAAACAAGCACGCCGCTAACCGATGCCTTGCATAATGAAGGCATCCGGGTGGTATTTGAAGATCGGGCGGATTGGATCCCGATGAGTTTCCAGGATCCCTGCGATGGTACGCTGATCATCTATACCCCGGCTATTCCCGGTGATTCGCAGATCTTGACTTACTTTAAAAATAAAGGATTTAGTCTGCAGAAGCGGTCGCAGGTGCTGGGTATTATCAGCAGGGGTATGTTCACTATAGCAGTGGCAGGTACACACGGTAAAACCACCACATCTGGTATGATTGCGCATATCCTGAAAGATTCCGGTAAAGATTGCTCGGCATTTTTGGGCGGCATTGCATCCAACTATAATACTAACGTGTTATACGGCTCAAATAATATTGTGGTGGTGGAGGCCGATGAGTACGACCGTTCGTTCCTGACACTGAATCCGGATACTGCAATAATTACGTCCATGGATGCCGATCACCTGGATATCTATGGTGATCATTCGCATCTTGAGAAATCTTTTCGGCTATTTGCGTCGCAGATTAAGCAAGGTGGTGTTCTGATCTATAAAAAAGGGTTACCGCTTTCAGATGGGTTTACTTATTCTATCAAAGAGGAAGCCGGTGCAACAGGAAGTAATATCCGGATAGAAGAAGGCAGCTTCTTTTTTGATTTTACAAACGCGTCAACTTTCATTCCGGATATCAGGATGGGAATTGCAGGGATTCATAACATAGAAAATGCAGTAGCAGCTATTGAGGCCGTTTTAAGATTAGCAGTCTCTGGTGATGCTATCCGCAAAGCCCTGGGGTCATTCAAAGGCATCAAGCGCAGGTTTGAGTATATTGTAAGAAATAACAAGCATATTTATATAGATGATTATGCCCATCACCCGGAAGAACTCAGGGCGGCTATTACATCAGTAAAAAAACTGTTCCCTGGTAAAAGGTTAACGGTGGTTTTTCAACCCCACTTATTCACCCGTACCCGCGATTTTGTTGACGGCTTTGCCGAAGTGCTGGATATGGCTGATGAACTATTGATGTTGGAAATTTACCCTGCGCGAGAGTTGCCCATTCCTGGCGTAGACAGCAATATGGTGCTAAGCAGGATGAAACTGGAGAACAAGGAGTTGTTATCCAAAGAAGGCGTATTGGCCAGGATAAAAGCTGACCAACCCGAATTATTATTAACCGTTGGGGCAGGAGATATAGATACATTAGTGCAACCTTTAAAAGGTATTTTTGAAAATGTTTAA
- a CDS encoding 4-hydroxy-tetrahydrodipicolinate synthase: protein MNKFYGTGVAMVTPFQSDGQVDYPALGRLIEHLIGGGVEYLVSLGTTGESATLNKEEKKQVFKFTAEAVNKRVALVAGIAGNNTLEVVEEIKTFDTTGYDAILSASPHYNKPTQEGIFQHYKAIALASTLPVILYNVPSRTGTSVSAETTVKLAQTFKNIIGIKEASGNFDLMNQLMRDKPEDFMLISGDDPITLPMIAMGAIGVISVTGNALPRKVSEVTRLCLKGDFKGAQQAHYDLIEFTRLMFTEGNPAGVKSALKTLGVCGDTLRLPLVPVSEGTAEKIKEQVTFIG, encoded by the coding sequence ATGAACAAATTTTACGGAACTGGGGTTGCAATGGTTACTCCTTTTCAGAGCGACGGACAGGTAGACTACCCTGCGCTGGGCAGGCTTATCGAGCATCTGATTGGCGGTGGTGTGGAATATTTAGTATCGTTAGGTACAACCGGCGAAAGTGCCACCTTGAATAAAGAGGAAAAGAAGCAGGTTTTTAAATTCACTGCCGAAGCCGTAAATAAACGTGTTGCGCTTGTTGCCGGTATTGCCGGAAATAACACACTTGAAGTTGTTGAAGAAATAAAGACTTTTGATACCACAGGTTATGATGCTATCCTTTCGGCGAGTCCGCATTATAACAAACCAACCCAGGAAGGCATCTTTCAGCATTACAAAGCTATAGCGCTGGCATCAACACTTCCCGTTATTTTGTACAACGTTCCCAGCCGTACCGGCACATCGGTTAGTGCGGAAACTACAGTAAAACTGGCACAAACGTTTAAAAATATCATTGGCATAAAAGAGGCATCAGGCAATTTCGATCTCATGAACCAACTGATGCGTGATAAGCCGGAAGATTTTATGCTGATCTCGGGCGATGACCCTATTACCCTGCCTATGATTGCCATGGGTGCGATTGGCGTAATTTCTGTTACCGGTAATGCTTTACCGCGCAAAGTATCTGAAGTTACCCGCCTTTGCCTTAAAGGGGATTTTAAAGGCGCACAGCAGGCACATTACGACCTCATAGAATTTACCCGCCTAATGTTTACCGAAGGCAATCCTGCGGGTGTAAAATCCGCATTAAAAACCCTTGGTGTGTGTGGTGATACCCTCCGCCTGCCACTAGTACCTGTGAGCGAGGGCACAGCCGAAAAGATAAAAGAACAGGTAACGTTTATTGGCTAG
- a CDS encoding UDP-N-acetylglucosamine--N-acetylmuramyl-(pentapeptide) pyrophosphoryl-undecaprenol N-acetylglucosamine transferase — protein MIISGGGTGGHIFPAIAIANALKKLDPATEILFVGASGRMEMEKVPAAGYEIIGLDIQGIQRKSIWKNLMFPIKLIGSVRKAVKIIKNFKPDACVGVGGYASGPLLYAASVMGIPTLIQEQNSYAGITNKWLGKKAKKICVAFDGMDKFFPKQNIIKTGNPIRKASVDIAGKHMQALELFKLSSRKKTILITGGSLGAGTLNNSILAGLDKIIAADVQVIWQTGKFYYKSIKQQLGDDIHPNICVVEFLNRMDLAYAAADVIISRAGAGTIAELYIVKKPVILVPSPNVAEDHQTKNALALVEETAAIFVADRDAAAKLVDKALELLHDNILQKKLSDNIGKLAMPYADEVIAKEVIQITNNN, from the coding sequence ATTATCATTAGCGGCGGCGGCACAGGAGGGCATATCTTCCCGGCTATTGCCATTGCCAATGCGCTTAAAAAGCTGGATCCTGCAACCGAGATCTTGTTTGTTGGCGCAAGCGGACGTATGGAAATGGAAAAAGTTCCGGCGGCGGGCTATGAAATTATTGGCCTGGATATCCAGGGCATTCAGCGTAAATCCATCTGGAAAAACTTGATGTTCCCTATAAAGCTGATTGGCAGTGTACGCAAGGCGGTGAAGATCATCAAAAATTTTAAGCCTGATGCTTGTGTTGGCGTTGGTGGTTATGCTTCGGGTCCGTTATTGTACGCGGCATCGGTGATGGGCATTCCAACGCTGATCCAGGAGCAAAATTCTTACGCAGGTATAACTAACAAATGGCTGGGAAAAAAGGCTAAAAAGATCTGTGTAGCGTTTGATGGGATGGATAAATTTTTCCCGAAACAAAACATCATCAAAACCGGCAATCCTATCCGCAAAGCGTCAGTTGATATAGCCGGTAAGCATATGCAGGCGCTGGAGTTGTTTAAACTTTCATCGCGCAAGAAAACCATACTGATTACAGGCGGCAGCCTTGGTGCGGGAACATTAAATAACAGCATTCTGGCCGGGCTTGATAAGATCATTGCGGCTGATGTGCAGGTGATCTGGCAAACGGGTAAGTTCTATTATAAAAGCATAAAACAGCAGTTGGGAGATGATATTCATCCTAATATTTGTGTGGTAGAGTTTTTAAACCGGATGGATTTAGCTTATGCTGCGGCAGATGTGATCATCTCCCGCGCGGGCGCAGGTACCATTGCCGAACTGTACATTGTTAAAAAACCGGTGATACTGGTGCCCTCGCCAAATGTAGCTGAGGACCATCAAACAAAGAATGCGCTGGCACTGGTGGAAGAAACTGCAGCGATTTTTGTTGCCGACCGTGATGCAGCAGCAAAACTGGTAGATAAGGCATTAGAATTATTGCATGATAATATTTTACAAAAGAAACTAAGCGACAACATTGGTAAGCTGGCTATGCCATATGCGGATGAAGTGATCGCGAAAGAAGTTATCCAAATAACAAACAACAATTAA
- a CDS encoding histone H1, which translates to MKKFTEVKELVASLEADADKFYNKGNSAAGTRVRKGMQDLKNLAQAIRLEVQESKNKA; encoded by the coding sequence ATGAAAAAATTCACTGAAGTAAAGGAACTGGTTGCATCCCTTGAAGCTGATGCCGACAAATTTTATAATAAGGGCAACAGTGCGGCGGGCACACGTGTTCGCAAAGGCATGCAGGACCTTAAGAACCTAGCACAAGCTATCCGTTTGGAAGTTCAGGAATCAAAAAACAAAGCGTAA
- a CDS encoding 3-octaprenyl-4-hydroxybenzoate carboxy-lyase, translating into MGYKSLKDCITDLEKNNHLIRIKEEVDPYLQMAAIHLRVFEHEGPAILFENVKGSKFPAVSNLFGTLDRSRFIFRDTLDKIKTLVEIKNDPLKAIKHPFKYANTALTALSALPMRVGKGAPINFGRAAISDIPQIVNWPKDGGPFVTMPQVYTEDADLPGIMNANLGMYRIQLGGNEYIQDKEIGLHYQLHRGIGVHQTKANAKGQPLKVSIFVGGPPSHPVAAVMPLPEGLSEMTFAGALGNRRFRYFYDAEGFCISADADFVITGTVMPMENKPEGPFGDHLGYYSLAHLFPLMKVHNVYHKKDAIWSFTVVGRPPQEDTSFGALIHEITGSAIPKEIPGLHAVNAVDAAGVHPLLFAIGSERYTPYVKGRQPQEIITIANHILGKGQLSLAKYLFIAAKEDDPKLDVNDVGGFLKHMLERIDLTRDLHFQTKTSIDTLDYSGESLNSGSKVAITVAGDIKRELWTEVPASFNLPRPFVTYKMVMPGVLAVELPKNIRTSDMPLMLEILQEHLEEAELSGLPLMILCDDAAFTAQSINNFVWVTFTRSNPSHDIYGINSFTEHKHWGCKGPLIIDARIKPHHAPVLERDPAVEKIVDAMGVKGGALYGLI; encoded by the coding sequence ATGGGTTACAAAAGCTTAAAAGACTGCATTACCGATCTGGAAAAGAACAATCACCTCATCCGCATTAAGGAAGAAGTTGACCCTTACCTACAAATGGCAGCTATCCATCTGCGGGTATTTGAGCATGAAGGACCGGCAATTTTATTCGAGAATGTAAAAGGCAGTAAGTTCCCCGCGGTATCAAATCTTTTCGGCACGCTGGATAGGTCGCGTTTTATTTTCAGGGATACGCTGGATAAGATCAAGACACTGGTGGAGATCAAAAACGATCCGCTGAAAGCGATAAAACACCCTTTTAAATATGCCAATACGGCATTAACGGCCCTGTCTGCCCTGCCCATGAGGGTTGGCAAAGGTGCACCTATAAATTTTGGCCGTGCCGCCATCAGCGACATCCCACAAATTGTAAACTGGCCTAAAGACGGAGGCCCCTTCGTGACCATGCCGCAAGTATATACCGAAGACGCGGATCTGCCCGGGATCATGAACGCCAACCTGGGTATGTACCGAATTCAGCTTGGTGGCAATGAATATATCCAGGATAAAGAAATAGGCCTGCACTACCAGCTGCACCGTGGCATAGGCGTGCACCAAACCAAGGCAAACGCCAAAGGGCAGCCTTTAAAAGTAAGCATATTTGTAGGCGGCCCGCCATCGCACCCGGTTGCTGCTGTGATGCCCCTCCCCGAGGGCCTATCAGAAATGACCTTTGCCGGGGCATTGGGTAACCGTCGCTTCCGTTATTTTTATGATGCAGAAGGTTTCTGTATTTCTGCAGATGCCGACTTTGTGATCACCGGAACGGTGATGCCGATGGAGAACAAGCCGGAAGGCCCCTTTGGCGATCATTTAGGTTATTACAGCCTTGCGCATCTCTTTCCCTTGATGAAAGTACATAACGTTTACCATAAAAAAGATGCTATCTGGTCGTTTACCGTGGTTGGCCGCCCGCCGCAGGAAGATACCAGCTTTGGCGCGCTGATCCACGAAATTACCGGCAGCGCCATCCCGAAAGAGATCCCGGGTCTGCATGCGGTAAACGCCGTTGACGCAGCCGGTGTACACCCTTTACTTTTTGCGATTGGTAGCGAGCGTTACACCCCTTATGTAAAAGGCAGGCAGCCGCAGGAGATCATTACTATTGCCAACCATATTTTGGGCAAAGGGCAATTGAGCCTGGCCAAATATTTATTTATTGCAGCTAAAGAAGATGATCCAAAACTGGATGTGAATGATGTAGGCGGCTTTTTGAAACATATGCTGGAGCGTATCGATTTAACGCGCGATCTGCATTTTCAAACAAAAACATCCATAGATACACTGGACTACAGTGGAGAGAGCCTGAACAGCGGCAGTAAGGTGGCCATCACCGTAGCCGGTGATATTAAGCGCGAACTCTGGACAGAAGTACCGGCGTCCTTTAACCTGCCAAGGCCATTTGTAACTTACAAGATGGTAATGCCCGGCGTATTGGCAGTTGAACTACCCAAAAATATCCGAACCAGCGATATGCCCCTGATGCTGGAGATTTTGCAGGAACATTTGGAAGAGGCAGAATTGAGTGGCTTGCCGCTGATGATCCTATGCGATGATGCCGCCTTTACGGCACAGAGCATCAACAATTTTGTTTGGGTAACATTTACCCGGAGTAATCCATCACATGACATTTACGGCATCAACAGTTTTACCGAGCACAAGCACTGGGGCTGTAAAGGGCCGCTAATTATAGATGCCCGCATTAAGCCACATCACGCGCCGGTACTGGAACGCGACCCTGCCGTAGAGAAAATAGTAGATGCTATGGGAGTTAAAGGCGGGGCTTTGTATGGGCTTATATAG
- a CDS encoding 8-amino-7-oxononanoate synthase encodes MDLFDKINKNMGGPIGQHQKWSHGYFSFPRLEGEIHPHMMFNGKEHLVWSLNNYLGLANHPEVREADAQAAADYGMAYPMGARMMSGNTKHHEELENGLAEFVGKEAAFLLNYGYQGMVSIIDALVDRNDVIVYDAESHACIVDGVRLHMGKRFVYQHNDIASCEKQLERAAKLVQQTGGGILLITEGVFGMSGAQGKIEEIIALKDKYNFRLLIDDAHGFGTMGATGAGTHEEQNCIDGVDVYFGTFAKSMAGIGAFVASDNEIINFLRYNMRSQTFAKALPMPMVLGLKKRFELLKSNPELRGQLWLIAKALQNGLVEHGFDIGITDTMVTPVFLKGDLNEATSLTMDLRENYSIFCSIVVYPVIPKGLIELRLIPTAMHTLTDVERTLDAFSEVADKLKAGYYKENKMVVA; translated from the coding sequence TTGGATCTGTTTGATAAGATAAATAAAAATATGGGCGGCCCGATCGGGCAGCACCAAAAGTGGTCGCACGGGTATTTTTCATTTCCTCGTTTGGAAGGAGAGATTCACCCGCATATGATGTTTAACGGAAAAGAACATTTAGTTTGGAGCCTTAACAATTACCTTGGACTGGCTAACCACCCGGAGGTGCGCGAAGCCGACGCGCAGGCTGCTGCAGATTATGGTATGGCTTACCCAATGGGGGCCAGGATGATGAGCGGTAATACTAAACACCATGAAGAACTGGAGAACGGCCTTGCTGAATTTGTAGGTAAGGAAGCTGCTTTTTTATTGAACTATGGTTACCAGGGAATGGTATCGATCATAGATGCGCTGGTAGACCGGAATGATGTAATTGTTTACGATGCCGAATCGCATGCCTGCATTGTAGATGGCGTACGCCTGCATATGGGTAAACGTTTTGTTTACCAGCATAATGATATTGCCAGCTGCGAAAAGCAACTGGAGCGTGCTGCAAAACTGGTACAACAAACCGGTGGAGGTATCCTGCTCATTACGGAAGGCGTTTTTGGCATGTCGGGTGCGCAGGGTAAAATAGAAGAGATTATCGCCCTGAAAGATAAATATAACTTCCGGTTGCTGATAGATGATGCGCATGGCTTTGGTACCATGGGGGCAACCGGTGCCGGCACGCACGAAGAGCAAAATTGCATTGATGGTGTGGATGTCTACTTTGGTACCTTCGCCAAATCTATGGCGGGTATCGGGGCATTTGTAGCTTCGGATAATGAGATCATTAATTTTCTGCGCTATAATATGCGGTCGCAAACGTTTGCCAAAGCATTGCCAATGCCGATGGTATTGGGCTTAAAAAAACGTTTCGAACTTTTAAAATCTAATCCGGAACTGCGAGGCCAACTTTGGCTAATTGCCAAAGCCCTGCAGAATGGCCTGGTTGAGCACGGTTTTGATATTGGGATAACTGATACCATGGTTACCCCGGTATTTTTGAAAGGCGACTTAAATGAGGCAACCAGCCTGACCATGGACCTGCGCGAAAACTACAGCATCTTTTGCTCTATAGTAGTGTACCCGGTTATCCCCAAAGGGTTGATAGAGCTGCGCCTTATCCCAACTGCTATGCATACATTAACGGATGTAGAGCGCACGCTGGACGCATTTAGCGAGGTGGCAGATAAATTGAAAGCCGGCTATTACAAAGAAAATAAAATGGTTGTGGCATAA
- a CDS encoding permease, producing MSVIVFTLIILIGSYFAGLLGSLTGLGGGVVIIPLLTLLLNVDIHYAIGASLVSVIATSSGSAAAYVKEGITNIRLGMFLEIATTIGALCGALLAVYIPTHYIAIIFGVILTFSAIMSLRKKAEVVVLQPSYLGQKLKLKGSYPNGNGEVINYGVTNVAGGFFMMAFAGIISGLLGIGSGALKVIAMDTIMKIPFKVSTTTSNFMIGVTAAASAVVYLQRGYIEPGISMPVVIGVLLGALTGSKILVHTKSSGWLRWVFAVVVTILASQMIYNGITGKI from the coding sequence ATGTCGGTAATTGTATTTACCCTAATCATTCTTATTGGCTCGTATTTCGCGGGTTTGCTGGGCTCACTAACGGGGCTTGGCGGTGGGGTGGTTATTATTCCCCTCCTCACCCTTTTGCTTAACGTGGATATTCACTATGCTATTGGCGCATCGCTGGTGTCGGTTATTGCTACATCTTCAGGCTCGGCGGCTGCATATGTAAAAGAAGGGATAACCAACATCAGGCTTGGCATGTTCCTGGAGATAGCTACCACCATAGGGGCGCTTTGCGGGGCATTGCTTGCGGTGTATATTCCAACGCATTACATTGCTATTATCTTTGGCGTTATCCTCACTTTTTCAGCCATCATGTCATTGCGGAAAAAAGCAGAAGTCGTTGTGTTGCAGCCAAGTTACCTTGGCCAGAAGTTAAAACTTAAAGGCAGCTACCCCAACGGGAATGGCGAGGTGATCAACTACGGCGTTACCAATGTGGCGGGGGGCTTTTTTATGATGGCGTTTGCCGGTATCATATCGGGCCTGCTGGGCATCGGCTCCGGTGCATTAAAGGTGATTGCGATGGATACCATTATGAAGATCCCTTTCAAGGTATCAACCACTACCAGTAATTTTATGATCGGCGTTACAGCCGCCGCCAGTGCAGTGGTTTACCTGCAGCGGGGATATATCGAGCCGGGTATTTCCATGCCTGTAGTAATAGGTGTTTTATTAGGTGCCTTAACAGGTTCAAAAATATTGGTGCACACCAAATCATCCGGCTGGTTAAGGTGGGTATTCGCCGTAGTGGTTACCATACTGGCCTCGCAGATGATCTACAACGGCATAACCGGGAAAATATAA
- a CDS encoding cell division protein FtsZ has translation MQFEMLKEKSAIIKVIGVGGGGGNAVNHMYRQGIKGVDFIICNTDAQALELSPIPNKVQLGASLTEGMGAGSIPEVGKNSAIENIDDIKQMLGSNTKMLFITAGMGGGTGTGASPIIAKAAREMDILTVGIITTPFSFEGKRRRMQAEEGMEELKKYVDSFLVISNDRLRQIFGNLTMSSAFGQADDILTTAAKGIAEIITLPGYINVDFKDVRTVMKDSGVSIMGSCTAGGENRALKAVEGALASPLLKDNEIEGARYILLNITSGENEVTMDEVTIITDYIQEEAGLAADLIWGNCKDDALGESLSVTIIATGFQTKDEREKEHSNKKVVSMLVPENTPMVKPVNEFINAVKPDAEMVNEPYMKMKDAPKQTGLFDLFAKAEEQDRADDREIVRYSLEEEEPAAAEEPVEDNGGFTFKVSETVMDFTPKVETRQPEPEPEPVVNADDNKTDESIEEQLRKSRERIMRLKDLSMKLRNGNIQEMENVPAYKRKEVALQQTPQSDESQISRFSLMPDSDGKTEIKNNNSFLHDNVD, from the coding sequence ATGCAGTTTGAGATGTTAAAGGAAAAATCGGCAATCATCAAAGTTATTGGTGTTGGCGGTGGAGGTGGTAATGCAGTTAACCACATGTACAGGCAAGGAATCAAAGGTGTCGACTTTATAATTTGTAACACCGATGCCCAGGCGCTGGAGCTAAGCCCTATACCAAATAAGGTGCAGCTGGGAGCTAGTTTAACCGAAGGAATGGGCGCAGGCTCTATCCCGGAAGTTGGCAAAAACTCAGCCATCGAAAATATTGACGATATAAAACAAATGCTCGGCTCTAACACCAAAATGCTGTTTATTACGGCAGGTATGGGTGGCGGTACCGGTACCGGTGCAAGCCCGATTATAGCCAAAGCAGCACGTGAGATGGATATCCTTACGGTGGGTATCATCACTACTCCGTTCTCATTCGAAGGCAAACGCCGCCGTATGCAGGCCGAGGAGGGTATGGAAGAACTGAAGAAGTATGTAGATTCCTTCCTGGTGATCTCAAATGACAGGCTCCGCCAGATCTTCGGTAATTTAACCATGAGTTCTGCATTTGGCCAGGCAGATGATATTTTAACAACTGCCGCGAAGGGTATCGCAGAGATCATTACACTTCCGGGTTATATCAACGTGGATTTTAAAGATGTGCGCACCGTTATGAAGGATAGCGGCGTTTCTATCATGGGCAGTTGTACTGCCGGTGGCGAAAACCGTGCACTAAAAGCAGTTGAGGGAGCATTAGCTTCGCCGCTGCTAAAAGATAATGAAATAGAAGGCGCTAGGTATATCTTATTGAACATCACTTCGGGCGAGAACGAGGTAACGATGGATGAAGTAACGATCATTACCGACTATATACAGGAAGAAGCCGGCTTAGCCGCAGACCTCATCTGGGGTAACTGTAAGGATGATGCCCTGGGCGAAAGCTTATCGGTAACGATTATCGCAACCGGTTTCCAAACCAAAGACGAGCGCGAAAAAGAGCATAGCAACAAAAAGGTTGTAAGCATGCTGGTGCCCGAAAATACGCCTATGGTTAAGCCGGTTAATGAGTTTATCAACGCCGTAAAACCTGATGCAGAAATGGTGAACGAGCCCTACATGAAAATGAAGGATGCACCTAAACAAACCGGCTTATTTGATCTGTTTGCGAAAGCCGAAGAGCAAGACAGAGCAGACGATAGAGAAATTGTACGTTACAGCCTGGAGGAAGAAGAGCCTGCAGCTGCTGAAGAGCCTGTTGAAGATAACGGTGGCTTTACCTTTAAGGTGAGTGAAACGGTAATGGATTTTACTCCAAAAGTAGAGACCCGGCAGCCTGAACCGGAGCCTGAGCCGGTTGTCAATGCAGATGATAACAAAACTGACGAGTCTATAGAAGAGCAATTGCGTAAATCGCGCGAGCGGATTATGCGCCTGAAAGATTTGAGCATGAAACTGCGCAATGGCAATATCCAGGAGATGGAGAATGTTCCGGCCTACAAACGTAAGGAGGTAGCATTACAGCAAACACCTCAATCTGATGAGAGCCAGATCTCAAGGTTTTCACTGATGCCGGATAGTGACGGTAAAACAGAAATAAAGAATAATAATTCATTTCTCCACGATAACGTAGATTGA
- a CDS encoding cell division protein FtsA gives MDKSSTQDKSSPIVVGLDIGTTKICAIVGRRSKNGKIEVLGIGKAESAGVTRGMVSNIDKTVQGITLAVDVAGAQSNVEIRIVNVGIAGQHIKSLQHRGLITRKDLNTEIGRKDIDKLVEDMYNLVMPPGEEIIHVLPQEFTVDNEPGVKDPIGMAGVRLEANFHIISGQVTAIKNIVKCVTKAQLESQELILEPLASSESVLSEEEKEAGIVLVDIGGGTTDVAIFHEGIIRHTAVIPFGGNSVTEDIREGCSVMRNIAEQLKVRFGSALAEENKENEIVCVPGLRGREPKEISVKNLAFVIQARMEEIIEHVYYEIKSSGYEKKLIGGIVVTGGGAQLKHLTQLIEYVTGLDCRIGYPNEHLAKNEVLPKSTYEELQSPTFATGIGLLIKGIQKMEYNGVTQAAPVAAKVEKAKYTDDRKFGLLGKILESGKKFIKDDIKDEDFLK, from the coding sequence ATGGACAAAAGTTCAACGCAAGACAAGAGTTCGCCGATAGTAGTGGGACTGGATATTGGTACCACTAAGATCTGTGCTATTGTTGGCCGCAGAAGCAAAAACGGCAAGATAGAAGTGCTGGGTATTGGCAAAGCCGAATCGGCAGGGGTAACACGCGGAATGGTTTCGAATATCGATAAAACCGTACAGGGCATTACACTGGCAGTAGATGTGGCCGGCGCACAGTCAAACGTGGAGATAAGGATAGTGAATGTAGGGATTGCGGGTCAGCATATAAAAAGCTTGCAACACCGTGGGCTAATCACCCGTAAGGACCTGAATACGGAGATTGGACGTAAAGATATAGACAAGCTGGTGGAAGACATGTACAACCTGGTGATGCCTCCGGGCGAGGAGATTATCCATGTATTGCCACAGGAATTTACAGTGGATAACGAGCCGGGGGTAAAAGACCCTATCGGTATGGCAGGGGTACGTTTAGAAGCTAACTTCCACATCATCTCAGGCCAGGTAACTGCTATTAAAAATATAGTAAAGTGCGTAACCAAGGCCCAGCTGGAAAGCCAGGAACTGATCCTTGAGCCATTGGCTTCTTCAGAATCGGTGTTAAGTGAAGAGGAAAAAGAGGCTGGTATTGTACTGGTAGATATTGGTGGTGGTACTACAGATGTGGCCATCTTCCACGAAGGTATCATCCGCCACACAGCGGTTATTCCTTTCGGAGGTAACAGCGTAACCGAGGATATCCGCGAGGGTTGTTCGGTAATGCGCAACATTGCAGAGCAGCTGAAGGTAAGGTTTGGTTCCGCGCTTGCAGAAGAGAACAAAGAGAACGAAATTGTTTGTGTACCGGGTTTACGCGGCCGCGAACCTAAAGAGATCTCGGTTAAAAACCTTGCCTTTGTTATCCAGGCGCGTATGGAAGAAATTATCGAGCATGTGTACTATGAAATTAAATCATCCGGCTACGAAAAGAAGCTGATTGGCGGTATAGTAGTAACAGGGGGTGGTGCGCAGTTAAAACACTTAACCCAGCTGATAGAATATGTAACCGGGTTGGATTGCCGTATTGGCTACCCTAACGAACATTTAGCTAAGAATGAGGTGTTGCCAAAATCAACTTACGAAGAGTTGCAAAGCCCAACATTTGCAACCGGTATTGGTTTGCTGATAAAGGGTATCCAGAAAATGGAATACAATGGCGTTACACAAGCAGCCCCGGTTGCTGCCAAAGTAGAAAAAGCAAAATATACAGACGACCGCAAGTTTGGCCTTTTGGGTAAAATACTGGAGTCGGGGAAGAAGTTCATTAAAGATGATATAAAGGATGAGGATTTCTTAAAATAG